The genomic segment TTTCTCAGGAGTTTCATTAGGATTTGGTTTAAAAATGAACAAGTTAAAGTTTAACTATTCATATTCGAGATATACATTGGCCGCAAATACAAGTCTTTTTGGTCTAATTTTAAATTTTCAATAGTTATATGAAAATATTTAGTCTGTTTTTGTTTATGACTGTAGGGGTTTTAATGGGTTCAAAAAACTACTACAAAGAAGAAACTTCTATTACCGGTGTGGAAATAGAAAGGATTAATACGAGAGTTAGCGAAATAAAAAATATGATTAGTATTGATCCCAAATACAATACTAAAATTGCTTTTTTTGTAGACATGAGAATACCATCAGGTAAAAATCGGTTTTTTGTTTACGATTTAATAAATAATAAAATAATTGACCAGGGTCTTGTGGCTCACGGTTCAGGATCTGAAACCGGAATAAAAGGAAGTTTAAAATTTAGTAATGAGCCAAATTCAAACTGCACAGCTTTAGGCAGATATTCTGTGGAAAAGTGTTATAAAGGATGTTTTGGAAAATCATATAAACTAAATGGTTTAGATGAAACAAACAATAATGCCTTAAAAAGAGCTATAGTTTTACATTATTATTCAGCTGTTCCTTATGAAGAACAAGATTACTATATCAGTAATAGTCACGGTTGCCCAATGGTAAACGAACAATTCTTTAAACGAATCGAAAAAATAATAGACTCTTCTAAGTCGAAAATCATCTTGGATATTTATTACTAGAAAAAACTTCAAAGAAAAAATCACTAAAATTAAAATTACATTTTGAAAAAAATTACCGTTGCTATTGATGGATTCTCATCAACAGGAAAGAGCACTTTGGCCAAACAATTAGCAAAAGAGTTAGAATATGTTTATGTAGATACCGGAGCGATGTATCGTGCCGTAGCGTATTTCGCCATGCAGAATCAGCTTATTGGGGCTGATTTTTTTGATAAAAAAAGTTTAATAGATTCTCTACCAAATATTCAATTAGAATTTAAATTTAATGCCGATCTTGGTTTTGCTGAGATGTATTTGAATGGGAAAAATATTGAAAAAGAAATTAGAACTATTGAAGTTTCTAATTTTGTAAGCAAAGTTGCAGAAGTTTCTGAAGTGCGTTCTAAACTGGTAGAGCAACAACAGGAAATGGGGCAAAATAAAGGTATTGTAATGGATGGCAGGGATATAGGAACTGTAGTTTTTCCGGATGCAGAACTTAAAATTTTTATGACTGCCAGTGCCGAAACCCGTGCACAAAGACGTTTTGATGAACTACAACAAAAAGGTGATAATGTATCCTACGAAGATGTTCTGAAAAATGTAGTCGAAAGAGATTACATAGATACACACCGTGAAGATTCTCCATTAGTGATTGCAGATGACGCAATTGAGATTGATAATTCCTATTTAAATAAAGAAGAACAATTTGATGCCGTTTTAGAATTAGTAAATGATGTTGTAAAAACTGTTTAATTTTTTGTAGATATCATTTTTAATGGTAGTTTTACCGCTTCATTTTTACTAAAAGACAATTTCATCATATGGGAATTAAAAACAGGTTGATTATAATGAGCTTTCTTCAATTTTTTGTTTGGGGAGCGTGGCTTATAACAATTGGAAATTATTGGTTTGGTACTAAAAATTGGGAGGGAACTCAGTTTGGTCTTGTTTTTGGAACCATGGGAATTGCCTCTTTACTCATGCCTACACTAACAGGAATTATAGCTGACAGATGGGTAAATGCTGAAAAACTATATGGTTTTTTACATATTATATATGCAGTAGTTTTATTTAGTATAGCGCATGTAACTACACCGGATAACTTTATATATGTAATGTTTGCAGCAATGTGTTGTTATATGCCAACAATTGCATTAAGTAATTCCATTTCGTACACTTCGTTAAAATTAAATAACAAAAACATTGTAAAAGATTTTCCGCCAATTCGTGTTTGGGGAACAATTGGTTTTATTGCCGCAATGTGGATTACGAATTTGAGTGGAAGTAAAGCAACTGAATATCAGTTTTACATTGCAGGTATTGGTGCTTTAATCCTTGGGATTTATGCTTTTACATTGCCAAAATGTGAGCCACAACGTCTGACTAAAGAAGATGCATCATTAACAGAAACTTTAGGTCTTGAAGCTTTTAAATTATTTGGAAATTATAAAATGGCTTTGTTTTTTGTGTTTTCTATGTTTTTAGGAGGTGCTTTGCAATTAACAAATGCTTACGGAGATGTATTTCTGGATGAATTCAAGCATTTTCCAAAATATGCAGATTCTTTCGTAATTCAGTATTCGACAATCATTATGTCGATATCTCAGGTTTCTGAAACCTTATTTATCCTGGCAATTCCGTTTTTCTTAAGACGTTTTGGAATCAAACAGGTAATGCTGATTAGTATGCTGGCTTGGGTTTTACGTTTCGGATTATTTGCTTTTGGAGATCCTGTTGAAGGATTATGGATGATTATATTATCATGTATCGTTTACGGAATGGCATTTGATTTCTTTAATATTTCAGGTTCATTATTCGTAGAAAGTAATACTGATTCTAAAATACGTTCGTCTGCACAAGGATTATTTATGATGATGACTAATGGAGTAGGAGCAGTTTTAGGAAGTTTAACTTCAGGTTGGGCTATAGATCGTTTCTTCACAAAATCATTTCATAATACTACTGAATTAGCCGGATTTTTACAAACAGATGCAACAAACTCTAAAATGCTGGAGTTTGTAAAAGGTCAAGGAAATTCAATTTCGGCTGATGGAATTTTTGCAAATCCAATTTTAATGAAAGACTGGCATACAATCTGGTTGTCTTTTGCGTCTTATGCCTTGGTAATTGCAATTGCCTTTGCAGTTTTGTTTAAACACAAACATGATCCAAAGGAAATAGAGAATTTGAGTCATTAATTATAAAAAAAAATATTTTACATATAGCAAACCCGACAGGTTTTAAAAACCTGTCGGGTTTGTTGTTTAGATTCTTAAAAACTCAAAAATTTCTAATCTAGCCCCGATAGAGGGGATATCCTTTTTCTGGCTTTTTTAGACAGAAAAAGATAAGAGCGAAAGCGGGACTTCAGGTCTTGAAAAACCTAAAATCTTCTGCTCCTGAATAATTGGCTGATAATCATTTAGAATTGTTTTGCTATTACAAATAAATGTATTAATTTTGCAGACCTTTTGGCAGAGAAGAGTTTCCATTAGGTATCAACTATTTATGTAAAACAACTTCTGTTTTTTCTATCGCATTAAGAAACTCAAGAAAAACAGAATACAAATTTTTTATCAGCATGTCTGAACAATTAAAATCACAAGAAGAGTTTTTAGCAAATTTTAACTGGCATAACTTCCAAGAAGGAATTGATGCAGTTGATGAGAAAAACTTACAAGAATTCGAAGAACTAGTTTCAAAAACTTTCATCGCTACAGATCAAGAAGAAGTAGTTGAAGGTGTAGTTGTTAGAATTACAGATAGAGACGTTATCGTTGATATCAACGCAAAATCGGAAGGTGTTATTTCTTTAAACGAATTCCGTTACAACCCAAACTTAAAAGTTGGTGACAAAGTAGAAGTATTAATCGACATCCGTGAGGACAAAACAGGTCAATTAGTATTATCTCACAGAAAAGCACGTACTATTAAATCATGGGATAGAGTTATTTCTGCAAACGAAACAGGAGAAATCGTTAATGGTTTTGTAAAATGCAGAACTAAAGGTGGTATGATCGTTGACGTTTTCGGAATTGAAGCTTTCTTACCTGGTTCTCAAATTGACGTTAAGCCAATTAGAGACTACGATGTATATGTAAACAAAATGATGGAATTCAAAGTGGTAAAAATTAACCACGAATTCAAAAACGTTGTTGTATCTCATAAAGCGCTTATCGAAGCTGATATCGAAGTACAGAAAAAAGAAATCATCGGTCAATTACAAAAAGGACAAGTATTAGAAGGTGTTGTTAAAAACATTACTTCTTATGGTGTGTTCATTGACTTAGGTGGTGTTGACGGATTAATTCATATTACTGACCTTTCTTGGAGTAGAATCAACCACCCAAGTGAAGTTCTTGAATTAGACCAAAAATTAAACGTTGTAATCCTTGATTTCGATGATGAGAAAACAAGAATTCAATTAGGATTGAAACAATTAAACGCTCACCCATGGGATGCTTTAGATGCTAATTTAACTATTGGTGATAAAGTAAAAGGTAAAGTAGTTGTAATCGCTGATTACGGTGCATTTATCGAAGTTGCTGAAGGTGTTGAAGGTTTAATCCACGTTTCTGAAATGTCATGGTCAACTCATTTACGTTCTGCTCAGGATTTCGTAAAAGTTGGAGATGTTGTTGAAGCTGTTATCTTAACTTTAGATAGAGATGACCGTAAAATGTCATTAGGTATCAAACAATTGACTCAAGATCCATGGACTGACATTACTTCTAAATACCCAGTAGGTTCTAAACATACAGGTATCGTTAGAAACTTTACAAACTTTGGTATTTTCGTAGAATTAGAAGAAGGAATTGATGGATTAATTTACATCTCTGACTTATCTTGGACTAAGAAAATCAAACACCCATCTGAATTTGTAAATGTTGGTGAGAAACTTGATGTAGTTGTATTAGAATTAGATGTTGAAGGACGTAAATTATCTTTAGGTCACAAACAAACTACTGCTAATCCTTGGGATCAATACGAAGATTCTTTCGCTGTAGGAACTATCCACAATGGTGAAATTTCTGAAATCGTTGACAAAGGAGCTACTGTAGAATTCGGAGATGATATCGTTGCTTTCATTCCTACTCGTCACCTTGAAAAAGAAGACGGAAAGAAATTGAAAAAAGGTGATACTGCTGATTTCAAAGTAATCGAATTCAACAAAGAATTTAAAAGAGTAGTTGCTTCTCACACTGCTATCTTCCGTGAAGAAGAAGAGAAAAACGTGAAAGCTGCAACTGAAAATACTTCATCTGCATCATCTACAAATGCACCAGCTGCAACTTTAGGAGATAACAATGATGTATTAGCTGCATTAAAAGCTAAAATGGAAAAAACTGAGAAAAAATAATTCTTAGTTTCCTCTAAATAGAAAGTCCCACAGCAATGTGGGACTTTTTTTTATCTTTTTTGTTTCAAGTTTTATTTGTTTCAGGTTTCATGTTTGTCAGTTCGAGCGGAGTCGAGAACTTTTACTTATTGGAATTTAAGATTTTAAAAAATTGAAAATTAGTTTTTCTTAGGAGCTATTTCCTGCTCTCCGCTATATCTTTTCCCGGCTAAAGGAGCCAGAAAAAGGATGCCGCTTCGATCAGGGCTAGGGCAGTCGTTTTTAAAAGAAGCTTTATTTTGAAGCTAATAATTTTGATTCTTCGGGAGTAAATTCGTTTACAATTGCATAAGTATCAATTTTTGCAATTTTCATTTCATCAAGAATATCTACAAGATTTTTATAATTGCATTTTTTACTAGGTTTTATAATTACCGTAACTCCTCTTCCAGGTTTGCCAAGTGCAGCAGAATACTCTAATACTTTTTTATTTTTGGTATAAAGTTCCTTCCTAATTCCATTTTTACCATATATCGTTTCTTTAGGAGCATCAATAGGTACCTGTAAAAGTCCTGCATACGATACTAATTTATTATTTTCACCTAATAAAATTGTTACGGATCTATTTTCTCCGCCACAACCACCACGCCATCCACATGTAATATCGTCATTATGTGGCAAACTTAAGTCTACAGCTCTAGGCTTGGATAACTCAATTGTGACCATAAAAAATATAATCAATAAAAAAGAAACGCTGACCATTGCGGTTAAATCAACTCTTGTGCTTAATTTTTTGCTTCGTACTTTCTTAGGTAGATTTTCCATAAATGAACAGATTTGTTACTAAAGTTAGTAATAAAAGTAATACAATGACATTGCTGATTTTAAAAATAATTAAAAAATATTAAACTTTTAATATCTTAATTTATAACGGTTTTTGAAGATTTTTTAATGTTTCGAAATCTTTTTTGAGGTTTTCATAAAACCAAATCGAATATTACAGCGTAAATGAGCTTATAACTTAAAACATTAATTATGAAAACTAGAAAATTTTTATCAGTAGCAATTTTAGTCTTAATTGGATTTACATCTTTTGCACAAAAATCTGTAATGGTTGGTGGAGCCGCAATGTATCCGAACAAAAATATTATTGAAAACGCCGTAAACTCAAAAGATCATACTACATTGGTAGCTGCTGTAAAAGCTGCCGGATTGGTAGAAACATTACAAAGTAAAGGACCATTCACCGTTTTTGCCCCAACAAATGCTGCGTTTGATAAATTGCCTGCTGGAACTGTTGACACATTATTGAAACCTGAAAACATCAAAACGTTGCAAACTATTTTGACTTATCATGTTGTTGCAGGAAAATGGAATGCTTCTGACATTGCAAAAGCGATTAAAATGGGAAAAGGAAAAGCAACTCTTAAAACTGTTAACGGTGGTACCCTTACTGCATGGATGGACGGAAAAGATCTTTATATAAGTGACGAAAGCGGAAATAAAGCTAAAGTTACAGTTACCGATGTAGATCAATCTAATGGTGTAATTCATATAATTGATACTGTATTGTTGCCAAAAACAAAATAACAATATTATATAAAAGCTCCAATCTCGAAGCATCGTGATAAAATTCCAAATTCCAAATTCCAATTTTTAAAGTTGGAATTTGGAATTTCAAAAAATTATCTTTTAGCCGTCAAGGTTGATCCAATAGAGGCTGTTACGACGCAAACTACAGCCAGAATTTCGTAAAAACTAAGTTGCTCCTGCAAAAAGATAAAAGCACAAATTGCTGCGGCAGCCGGCTCTAAGCTCATTAAAATGCTAAAAGTACGCGGAGGAAGCTGACCTAAAGCTTTCATTTCGAGTGTAAATGGAATAGCGCTTGACAAAAGTGCCAATGCAACTCCCATTCCAAGAAGTTTTGGAGTTAGATTTGATAATCCGTTTTCGTAAAAACCAAATGGAAGGATTAAAATTGCACCAAATAACATTCCGGTGGCAACTGCCTGACCGCCATGCATTATTTTAGATACTTTACCGCCCAAAACAATATAAGCTGCCCAAAGAGCTCCTGCCAAAAGTGCAAATAAAACTCCTAGTGAATCGATACTATTATTTGACCATGGTGCTATAAGTACAATCCCGATTGCTGCTAGTAATACCCAACAATAATCAATTAAACGTGTTGAGCCAATTATAGCAACCAATAGTGGACCAATGAATTCTAAAGTAACGGCAAGTCCAATTGGGATTCTCTCTATTGCCATATAAAAAATCAAATTCATTGCGCCTAAAGCCAAACCGTATGGGACAACAATCTTCCATTGATCAGCAGTAATTTCTTTTAAATTTGGTCTGTAAGCCAGGAGCAAAATTATAGCCGAAATCCCAATTCGCATTGATGCTGTTCCCGCGGCACCAATTGCAGGAAATAAAGTTTTGGCAATTGCGGCACCACATTGTACACTTATAATTGCTAAAAGTACTGCGTAGACTGGAGGAATATTGAATTCTTTATTTTTCATGAGAATTATAAAAGGAGATAATAAGAAATGTATCGGGAAAGAAACATCTTTTATCTCTTAAGAAGAAAAGGCTGAAGATAAGTTCAGTTATTTAAAAGATACTTTATGTTATTGTAAAGCCCGTTTTGTAACAAAAGCCCGGTAACCAATAATTGCCATTTGCCATTTTTTTGCTTTCGAAATATCCAAACCTTGTTTAGTAAAACTCGGTAAAAGAATTTTGTTGATTTTGGCTAGAACTTTATACATCGTAGGTTAATTTTTGGCAAAGATATAAAAAAAGACCTTGCGGTTAGGCAAAGTCTTTTGGTGATTTGGTATTGATTATTAAAAGGTTACTTGTTTTTTTGAGCTCAATTTTTATTTGTGCTATTTTCTGCGTTTAATTCATTTTAAGATCCCTTTTATTGCTAATTATAAATTTATAGAGCAAAATATATCTTTTCAAAACAAAAGCCAGTGTTTCTAGACACTGGCTTTTGTTTTATTTTATTTCTGCATTAAGATCGTTTATTATCTTTTTCAAATTTTCTGATGTTTTTTTCATGCTCCTTCATATTTTTCTCATACACTTTCATGTCTTTTTCAAATTGTTCCATTTTCTTTTCAAAATCTCCTCCCAATTGCTGATCGATAAGTGCGCCATATTTATCCATTTCAGCACTAAATTTATCCATAGCAATTTCATACTTTTCCATTTCTTTATCGTAAACAAGTTCACGTTTTGACATAATCTCATCTACTTGATCTTGATAAGCGTCCATTTGTGGTTCAAATGTTTCCATTTTTTTATCAAATTCATCCATCTTTTTTTCGAAATTTTTCATCGCAACTTTATCATTAGGATTTTTTGGCGGTGCTGGAGCTTTTGGCATTTTTGACATATTTGGCGGAGCAGGAAGTACTAAGTCTTTTGGTAATACTGGCATTACTGGAGCAACTGGTGCCGGTGGTAATGCTGCTGTTGCCGGAGGTGTTGGAGGAACTGGAGGTACCATCATATCCGAGTCATTAAAATTTTCAATTTCTGCGACACGATTTTGATACTCCGTTGATTTGTCAATTTCTGCATCTGTAACAACGCCAATTTTTTTAATGCCGTTTTTTTCAGTTGAAACCGAAATTCCAAAGCTATCTATGGCTTCATCACCATCAATTTGAATGGTTTGAACTTCTTCAGTTCCTTTTTTAATGTTGATTTTAATCCCTATCAATTCGTTTTTAGAGTTTCTCTTTATATTAGAAACAGCAACATCTGCACCGTGATTCTTTTTTAGCTTCTCGGCTATTACTTTTAATTCTTGATCAGTTGTATTTTTATTAATGTTATATACAACTTCTGAATCACTAGTTTTAGAAATTTCCTGAGGTTGATTTTTCTCTTGTGCTATGGTTTTAATTTGAAACAACAGTACAAAAGCAACAAGTGCCGGAATTATAGCATAATACTTCCAATAGTTCCATTTTTTTGATTGATTTTTGTTTAACATGACAATTCGTTTTTTGATTAATGATTGATAAAAATGATTGGTGATTGCAACACATGATTCGTGTGTTGTGATTTTTAAAAGCGTGTATTGATACGCTTTTTTGTTTGATATTTTCTTGGCAGCTTCACTATCAGCAATGAATTCAAGATTTTGAAGTATTGCTTTTTTGTACAGCCAAATAATTGGATTAAACCAAAAAAGCACACAGAAAACTCTCGAAATTAAAACATCTACAGTATGATTTTGATCGCTATGCACTTTTTCATGCTCAATAATGTTTTCTAGTTCTGAGGCCGTGTACATTGATGAGTTGTACACGATATAATCAAAATAAGAAAAAGGAGCAATATTTTCATTAACATCTATAAATTTAAAATCAGCTTGCTGGTGTACTTTTTTACCTTTTAGAACCGAATTCAAACTATAAAAGTCAATCGCAAATTTTATAATCAAGGCGAGAAATCCAATACTATAAATAGCAAGTATTACATAATTCCAGTTAATCTCAAAAGATTCCTGTTGAATAGTATGAGGAATGTATGACTGAGCATAATCGATATATTGCGTTGGAACGGGATCGATCCAGACAATTTTGGTATAAACCAAAAATGGCAATGCAATTGAAGTTATTAATCCAGCCAACAGAAACCATCTGTTGCTATTAAAAAAAGTTTCTTTGCGCAATAAAAAATGATAAGCACAGTAAAACAAGAACAACAGTCCGCTTGATTTTGCGATAAAAATGAAAAGTGCTTCCATAACGATTATTTTACTTCTTGTGGAGTTTCAATCATTGCCAGGATTTCGCGTAATTCCGCCGCCGAAATTTTTTCTTCTTTAGCAAAAAATGAAACCATGCTTTTATAAGAACTATTGAAATAATTATCAATTGCAGTGCTCATAAATCCCTTACTATAATCTTCAATGCTTACAATTGGGTAATATTGATGTGTATTCCCAAAAGCATTATGACCTACATATCCTTTTTCTTCCAGATTGCGCACAATAGTCGAAAGTGTATTGTAATGCGGCTGATCTTCGGTGATTTCAGTCTGAATTTCTTTTACAAAAGCTTTTTTAAGCTTCCATAAAATGTGCATGATTTCTTCTTCTTTATTGGTTAGCTTTTGCATAATTTTAGTTTTTAAATGCAATTGAAATTATTTTTTTGTTTCAATAATAACCACTCCATTTGAACCATCTTCTCCATATCTTACAGTAGCTTCCATGCCTTTATATACATTTACTGATTTGATATTAAGATCATCAAGCGATTTGGCATCATCAGTACTTAGATGACCAATTACCGTTCCGTCGACAATGTATAACGGATCAGATTTTATTTTTATAGTTTGCTGACCATTATTATTGGCTACAGTAACAATTGTACTTGTGTTTCCATTTGTATTAGTACTTACAATAGTATTAGTAGCTGTATTAACAATGCAATCAGCTTTTGTGCTAGTATTAGAATTAATGTTAACATCAGTGTTGGTTTTAGAATTTTGAACTTTTACGATTTCAATTTTGTGTGCTTTGTCGCTAGAATCCGCTAGTTTGTTATTTGCAACTAAGCTGATTTTTTTAGAACCATTATCATCTGTTGTGATCATGATTCCGCAATCTTTAATTCCTTTGTCGCCGCGAACTTCATATTCCTGAACTTGTTCAGATCCACTTTTTGCATGTACTTTTATTGCAGTTATTTCGTTTTGAGAATTTCGTTTTAATTCTGCAATCGTAAAATCAACATTATAATTTAGTTTCAACTTTTCTGCAATAACTTTCAATTCCTGATCTGTAGTTGTTTTTTTGATTTTGTAAACATCAACAGATTTAATTTCTTTTTTAGAAACTGCAATAGCGGTTCCTCTTTTTTCTTTTGCAATTACTTCGACCTGAAATAATAATACAAATACCGCAAGAGCTGGAACTACTACGTAATACTTCCATGAATTACTCTTTTTTGATTGATTTTTGTTTAACATAATGATTCGTTTTTTGATTAATGATTGATAAAAATGATTGGTAATAGCGAGACAATTCTCGTGTGTCGTAATTTTTAAAAGCGTGTATTGATAAGATTTCTTATCAGATATATTTTGGGCAGCTTCTTTGTCAGCAATAAATTCAAGATTTTGAACAATTGCTTTTTTATAAAACCATATAATTGGGTTGAACCAAAACAAGATGCAAAACACTCTCGAAATAAGAACGTCTACAGTATGATTTTGATCACTGTGAACTTTTTCATGCTCCAGAATATTCTCTAGTTCTGATGCTGTGTACATTGATGAGTTATACACGATATAATCAAAATAGGAGAAAGGTGCAATGTTTTCTTTTACATCTATGAACTTAAAATCAGCTTGTTGTTGTACTTTTTTTCCTTTCAGGATAGAATTTAAACTATAGAAATCTATTCCAAATTTGATTACGAAGCCTATAAAACCAATTATATAAACGGCGATAAAGACAAGATTCCAATTAAGTTCAAAAGAATTATTGTCTGCATTTAGAGGATTAAGCGCTGTATAATTCATATTTGAAACAGAAGTAGGGTTAATCCAGACTACTTTGGTGTAAACCAAAAAAGGCAATATAACAGAAGTTAATAAACCCGCTAATAAAAACCATCTGTTACTATTGAAGAATGTTTCTTTGCGCAGTAAAAAATGATAGCCACAAAAAAATAAAAGTAACAATCCGCTTGATTTTGCTATAAATATAAAAAGTGCTTCCATAAACGCTTATTTTTCTTCTTTAGGAGATTCAATCATTGCAAGGATTTCACGTAATTCTGCCGCAGAAATTTTCTCTTCTTTGGCAAAAAATGAAACCATATTTTTATAAGAGCTATTAAAGAAATTATCAATAGCAGTATTCATAAACTTTTTGCTATAGGCTTCGAGTGTGATTACAGGATAATATTGATGCGTATTTCCAAAAGCATTATGTCCCACAAAACCTTTCTCTTCGAGATTTCGCACAATAGTCGAAAGTGTATTATAATGCGGTTGATCTTCAGTTATTTCTGCCTGAATCTCTTTTACAAAAGCTTTTTTTAGTTTCCATAAAATGTGCATGATTTCTTCTTCTTTGTTGGTTAACTTTTGCATGTTTTCTAATTTTAAATCAAACTTACAACTATTTTTTTAGTTACACAACTATAAAAGTAGTTATTTAACTAAAAAATACGTTTGTATGATTTTTTTGCATAGAAAATCTGCCCTTGAGGCTTTTAAATTAGCAGTAAAAGTGAGTTGAGTTTTTTTTTATAAATATTTAACTCGTAAAGCTGGGAGAGAAAGTGACACACGGATAACACGGATTCGCTAAAGCGAAAGCACGGATTTTGACGGATTTTATTCTTGTTTTTGTATCGAAGTGACAAGATTGTAGTTGTACTTTGTGTGTATTAAAAATATCGAATAATGAATTTAATCGCAAAGCGCAAAGTTTTTTATCTATAATATAA from the uncultured Flavobacterium sp. genome contains:
- a CDS encoding BlaI/MecI/CopY family transcriptional regulator is translated as MQKLTNKEEEIMHILWKLKKAFVKEIQAEITEDQPHYNTLSTIVRNLEEKGFVGHNAFGNTHQYYPVITLEAYSKKFMNTAIDNFFNSSYKNMVSFFAKEEKISAAELREILAMIESPKEEK
- a CDS encoding M56 family metallopeptidase; the encoded protein is MEALFIFIAKSSGLLLLFFCGYHFLLRKETFFNSNRWFLLAGLLTSVILPFLVYTKVVWINPTSVSNMNYTALNPLNADNNSFELNWNLVFIAVYIIGFIGFVIKFGIDFYSLNSILKGKKVQQQADFKFIDVKENIAPFSYFDYIVYNSSMYTASELENILEHEKVHSDQNHTVDVLISRVFCILFWFNPIIWFYKKAIVQNLEFIADKEAAQNISDKKSYQYTLLKITTHENCLAITNHFYQSLIKKRIIMLNKNQSKKSNSWKYYVVVPALAVFVLLFQVEVIAKEKRGTAIAVSKKEIKSVDVYKIKKTTTDQELKVIAEKLKLNYNVDFTIAELKRNSQNEITAIKVHAKSGSEQVQEYEVRGDKGIKDCGIMITTDDNGSKKISLVANNKLADSSDKAHKIEIVKVQNSKTNTDVNINSNTSTKADCIVNTATNTIVSTNTNGNTSTIVTVANNNGQQTIKIKSDPLYIVDGTVIGHLSTDDAKSLDDLNIKSVNVYKGMEATVRYGEDGSNGVVIIETKK